From the genome of Oncorhynchus clarkii lewisi isolate Uvic-CL-2024 chromosome 11, UVic_Ocla_1.0, whole genome shotgun sequence, one region includes:
- the LOC139420279 gene encoding kelch-like protein 15 isoform X2 has translation MSAGEVEMYLSQVHDGSVSSGFRALYEERLLLDVTLLIEEHHFQAHKALLATQSDYFRVMFTADMRERDQDKIHMKGLTAAGFGHVLRFMYYGSLELSMVTVQEILQAAMYVQLTEVVEFCCSFLLSKICLENCAEVLRLLEDFSVGVEGVQEQLDNFLLENFVPLMSRPDFLSYLSLERLQAYLDSDALSRFPEIELYESVQAWLRHDRRRWRHTDAVVQSLRFCLMTAANVFEKVKTSEFYRYSRRLRQEVDQALGYFHDVNEQPLVETRSNRIRSVRPQTAVFRGMIGHSMVNSKILLLHKPKVWWELEGPQVPLRPDCLAIVNNFAFLLGGEELGPDGEFHASSKVYRYDPRQNSWLRMADMSVPRSEFAVGVIGKFIYAVAGRTRDETFYSTERYDITADRWEFVDPYPVNKYGHEGTVLNGKLYITGGITSSSTSKQVCVFDPGRDAGGGVCLAGSGGAGTTDTHRTRSARTPILPNTHTSCWENKSKMNYARCFHKMISHNGKLYVFGGVCVILRASFESQGCPSTEVYDPETDEWTILASMPIGRSGHGVAVLDRQIMVLGGLCYNGHYSDSILTFDPDDNKWKEDEYPRMPCKLDGLQVCTLHFPEYVLEHVRRCS, from the exons ATGTCGGCGGGGGAGGTGGAGATGTACCTGTCCCAGGTGCATGATGGGAGCGTGTCCTCAGGGTTTCGGGCGCTCTACGAGGAGAGACTCCTATTGGACGTCACACTGCTCATAGAGGAACACCACTTCCAG GCTCACAAAGCCCTGCTAGCGACCCAGAGTGACTACTTCCGGGTCATGTTCACAgcagacatgagagagagagaccaggacaagATCCACATGAAGGGGTTAACAGCTGCCGGCTTCGGCCACGTACTGAGGTTCATGTACTACGGTTCACTGGAGCTCAGCATGGTCACTGTGCAGGAGATActacag GCAGCCATGTACGTCCAGCTGACAGAGGTGGTAGAGTTCTGTTGTTCCTTCCTGCTGTCTAAGATCTGTCTGGAGAACTGTGCTGAAGTGCTGAGGCTGCTAGAGGACTTCAGCGTGGGGGTGGAGGGTGTGCAGGAGCAGCTTGACAACTTCCTGCTGGAGAACTTTGTTCCTCTGATGAGCAGACCTGACTTCCTGTCCTACCTCAGCCTTGAGAGACTGCAG gcgtACCTGGACAGTGATGCCCTGAGTCGCTTCCCGGAGATAGAGCTTTATGAGTCTGTCCAGGCCTGGCTACGACACGACCGCCGCCGCTGGAGACACACAGACGCTGTCGTCCAGTCTCTACGCTTCTGTCTGATGACTGCTGCTAACGTCTTCGAGAAG GTGAAGACGTCAGAGTTCTATCGTTACTCTCGACGGCTGCGTCAGGAGGTGGACCAGGCTCTCGGCTACTTTCACGACGTCAACGAGCAGCCGCTGGTTGAGACGCGGTCCAACCGCATCCGCTCAGTCCGACCACAGACCGCCGTGTTCAGGGGCATGATCGGACACAGCATGGTCAACAGCAAGATCTTACTGCTGCACAAACCCAAG GTGTGGTGGGAGTTGGAAGGTCCCCAGGTCCCTCTCCGTCCAGATTGCTTGGCCATCGTCAACAACTTTGCCTTCCTGTTGGGTGGGGAGGAGCTAGGGCCTGACGGGGAGTTCCACGCCTCCTCTAAAGTCTACCGTTACGACCCCCGCCAGAACTCCTGGCTACGCATGGCCGACATGTCTGTACCCAG GTCAGAGTTTGCAGTGGGGGTCATTGGTAAGTTCATCTACGCTGTTGCTGGCCGGACGCGGGACGAGACGTTCTACTCCACGGAGCGCTATGACATCACGGCGGACCGCTGGGAGTTTGTGGACCCGTACCCGGTCAACAAGTACGGTCATGAGGGCACAGTCCTAAACGGTAAACTTTACATCACAGGAGGAATCACATCCTCATCCACCtccaaacaggtgtgtgtgtttgaccctGGGCGAGACGCAGGGGGAGGGGTGTGTTTAGCGGGCTCGGGGGGAGCAGGAACGacggacacacacaggacacgcTCAGCTCGCACCCCCAtcctccccaacacacacaccagctgctGGGAGAACAAGTCAAAGATGAACTACGCTCGCTGCTTCCATAAGATGATCTCCCATAACGGGAAGCTGTACGTGTTCGGGGGGGTGTGTGTGATCCTCCGGGCGTCATTCGAGTCGCAGGGCTGCCCATCCACAGAGGTCTACGACCCTGAGACAGATGAGTGGACCATCCTGGCGTCGATGCCCATCGGACGCAGTGGGCACGGTGTGGCGGTGCTGGACAGACAGATCATGGTGCTGGGGGGCCTCTGCTATAATGGACACTACTCTGACTCCATCCTCACTTTCGACCCCGACGACAACAAGTGGAAGGAAGACGAGTATCCCAGGATGCCTTGCAAACTGGACGGGCTGCAGGTGTGCACTCTACACTTCCCTGAGTACGTCCTGGAGCACGTCCGGCGCTGCAGCTGA
- the LOC139420278 gene encoding eukaryotic translation initiation factor 2 subunit 3-like, which translates to MAGDESGITLGQPHLSKQDLNDLDVSTLTPLSQEIISRQATINIGTIGHVAHGKSTVVKAISGVHTVRFKNELERNITIKLGYANAKVYKLDDPSCPRPECYRSCGSSTPDEFPTDIPGTKGNFKLVRHVSFVDCPGHDILMATMLNGAAVMDAALLLIAGNESCPQPQTSEHLAAIEIMKLKHILILQNKIDLVKESQAKEQYEQILAFVQGTVAEGAPIIPISAQLKYNIEVVCEYIVKKIPVPIRDFTSEPRLIVIRSFDVNKPGCEVDDLKGGVAGGSILKGVLKVGQELEVRPGIVSKDHEGKLMCKPIFSKIVSLFAEHNDLQYAAPGGLIGVGTKIDPTLCRADRMVGQVLGAVGALPEIFTELEISYFLLRRLLGVRTEGDKKAAKVQKLSKNEVLMVNIGSLSTGGRVSAVKADLAKIVLTNPVCTEVGEKIALSRRVEKHWRLIGWGQIRRGVTITPTVDDD; encoded by the exons ATGGCGGGTGACGAGTCTGGAATAACGCTGGGTCAGCCTCATCTTTCCAAACAAGATCTAAATGATCTG GATGTGTCCACCCTGACTCCTCTCTCTCAAGAGATCATCAGCAGACAGGCCACCATCAACATTG GCACCATTGGTCATGTGGCCCACGGGAAGTCGACGGTGGTAAAGGCCATCTCAGGGGTTCACACTGTCCGCTTCAAGAACGAGCTGGAGAGGAACATCACAATCAAGCTAGGTTACGCTAACGCCAAG GTGTATAAGCTGGACGACCCCAGCTGTCCCAGGCCAGAGTGCTACAGGTCGTGTGGCTCCAGTACTCCTGATGAGTTCCCTACAGACATCCCTGGAACCAAGGGCAACTTCAAACTGGTCAGACATGTGTCCTTTGTGGACTGTCCTGGTCACGACATTCTGATGGCCACTATGTTGAACGGAGCAGCTGTTATGGACGCTGCCCTCCTCCTTATTG cGGGTAACGAGTCCTGTCCCCAGCCCCAAACCTCTGAGCACCTGGCTGCCATAGAGATCATGAAGCTCAAACACATCCTGATCCTCCAGAACAAGATTGATCTGGTCAAGGAGAGCCAGGCCAAGGAGCAGTACGAACAGATCCTAGCCTTCGTACAGG GTACAGTGGCAGAGGGAGCACCTATTATTCCTATCTCAGCCCAGCTGAAGTACAACATAGAGGTGGTGTGTGAATACATTGTCAAGAAGATCCCTGTCCCCATCAGAGACTTCACCTCAGAACCTAGACTGATTG TGATCCGGTCGTTTGATGTCAACAAGCCGGGATGTGAGGTTGACGACCTGAAAGGAGGTGTGGCCGGAGGCAGTATTCTAAAAGGCGTGCTCAAG GTGGGTCAGGAGTTGGAGGTGCGTCCTGGCATCGTGTCTAAGGACCATGAGGGGAAGCTGATGTGTAAACCCATCTTCTCCAAGATCGTCTCACTTTTTGCTGAACACAACGACTTACAGTACGCAGCACCCGGAGGACTCATCG GTGTAGGCACTAAGATTGATCCGACCCTGTGCAGAGCTGACCGTATGGTTGGCCAGGTGCTGGGAGCGGTCGGAGCACTACCTGAGATCTTCACAGAACTGGAAATCTCCTACTTCCTGTTGAGGAGGCTTCTGGGAGTCCGCACTGAAGGAGACAAGAAGGCCGCCAAG GTCCAGAAGCTGTCTAAGAACGAGGTGTTGATGGTGAACATCGGGAGTCTGTCTACGGGCGGCAGAGTGAGTGCAGTGAAGGCTGATCTGGCCAAGATCGTCCTGACCAACCCTGTCTGTACAGAGGTTGGAGAGAAGATTGCTCTCAGCCGTCGTGTGGAGAAACATTGGCg TCTGATTGGCTGGGGCCAGATCAGGAGGGGCGTGACCATCACCCCTACTGTGGACGACGACTGA
- the LOC139420279 gene encoding kelch-like protein 15 isoform X1, which translates to MPVANQRCVMSAGEVEMYLSQVHDGSVSSGFRALYEERLLLDVTLLIEEHHFQAHKALLATQSDYFRVMFTADMRERDQDKIHMKGLTAAGFGHVLRFMYYGSLELSMVTVQEILQAAMYVQLTEVVEFCCSFLLSKICLENCAEVLRLLEDFSVGVEGVQEQLDNFLLENFVPLMSRPDFLSYLSLERLQAYLDSDALSRFPEIELYESVQAWLRHDRRRWRHTDAVVQSLRFCLMTAANVFEKVKTSEFYRYSRRLRQEVDQALGYFHDVNEQPLVETRSNRIRSVRPQTAVFRGMIGHSMVNSKILLLHKPKVWWELEGPQVPLRPDCLAIVNNFAFLLGGEELGPDGEFHASSKVYRYDPRQNSWLRMADMSVPRSEFAVGVIGKFIYAVAGRTRDETFYSTERYDITADRWEFVDPYPVNKYGHEGTVLNGKLYITGGITSSSTSKQVCVFDPGRDAGGGVCLAGSGGAGTTDTHRTRSARTPILPNTHTSCWENKSKMNYARCFHKMISHNGKLYVFGGVCVILRASFESQGCPSTEVYDPETDEWTILASMPIGRSGHGVAVLDRQIMVLGGLCYNGHYSDSILTFDPDDNKWKEDEYPRMPCKLDGLQVCTLHFPEYVLEHVRRCS; encoded by the exons ATGCCCGTGGCCAATCAGAG gtgtGTGATGTCGGCGGGGGAGGTGGAGATGTACCTGTCCCAGGTGCATGATGGGAGCGTGTCCTCAGGGTTTCGGGCGCTCTACGAGGAGAGACTCCTATTGGACGTCACACTGCTCATAGAGGAACACCACTTCCAG GCTCACAAAGCCCTGCTAGCGACCCAGAGTGACTACTTCCGGGTCATGTTCACAgcagacatgagagagagagaccaggacaagATCCACATGAAGGGGTTAACAGCTGCCGGCTTCGGCCACGTACTGAGGTTCATGTACTACGGTTCACTGGAGCTCAGCATGGTCACTGTGCAGGAGATActacag GCAGCCATGTACGTCCAGCTGACAGAGGTGGTAGAGTTCTGTTGTTCCTTCCTGCTGTCTAAGATCTGTCTGGAGAACTGTGCTGAAGTGCTGAGGCTGCTAGAGGACTTCAGCGTGGGGGTGGAGGGTGTGCAGGAGCAGCTTGACAACTTCCTGCTGGAGAACTTTGTTCCTCTGATGAGCAGACCTGACTTCCTGTCCTACCTCAGCCTTGAGAGACTGCAG gcgtACCTGGACAGTGATGCCCTGAGTCGCTTCCCGGAGATAGAGCTTTATGAGTCTGTCCAGGCCTGGCTACGACACGACCGCCGCCGCTGGAGACACACAGACGCTGTCGTCCAGTCTCTACGCTTCTGTCTGATGACTGCTGCTAACGTCTTCGAGAAG GTGAAGACGTCAGAGTTCTATCGTTACTCTCGACGGCTGCGTCAGGAGGTGGACCAGGCTCTCGGCTACTTTCACGACGTCAACGAGCAGCCGCTGGTTGAGACGCGGTCCAACCGCATCCGCTCAGTCCGACCACAGACCGCCGTGTTCAGGGGCATGATCGGACACAGCATGGTCAACAGCAAGATCTTACTGCTGCACAAACCCAAG GTGTGGTGGGAGTTGGAAGGTCCCCAGGTCCCTCTCCGTCCAGATTGCTTGGCCATCGTCAACAACTTTGCCTTCCTGTTGGGTGGGGAGGAGCTAGGGCCTGACGGGGAGTTCCACGCCTCCTCTAAAGTCTACCGTTACGACCCCCGCCAGAACTCCTGGCTACGCATGGCCGACATGTCTGTACCCAG GTCAGAGTTTGCAGTGGGGGTCATTGGTAAGTTCATCTACGCTGTTGCTGGCCGGACGCGGGACGAGACGTTCTACTCCACGGAGCGCTATGACATCACGGCGGACCGCTGGGAGTTTGTGGACCCGTACCCGGTCAACAAGTACGGTCATGAGGGCACAGTCCTAAACGGTAAACTTTACATCACAGGAGGAATCACATCCTCATCCACCtccaaacaggtgtgtgtgtttgaccctGGGCGAGACGCAGGGGGAGGGGTGTGTTTAGCGGGCTCGGGGGGAGCAGGAACGacggacacacacaggacacgcTCAGCTCGCACCCCCAtcctccccaacacacacaccagctgctGGGAGAACAAGTCAAAGATGAACTACGCTCGCTGCTTCCATAAGATGATCTCCCATAACGGGAAGCTGTACGTGTTCGGGGGGGTGTGTGTGATCCTCCGGGCGTCATTCGAGTCGCAGGGCTGCCCATCCACAGAGGTCTACGACCCTGAGACAGATGAGTGGACCATCCTGGCGTCGATGCCCATCGGACGCAGTGGGCACGGTGTGGCGGTGCTGGACAGACAGATCATGGTGCTGGGGGGCCTCTGCTATAATGGACACTACTCTGACTCCATCCTCACTTTCGACCCCGACGACAACAAGTGGAAGGAAGACGAGTATCCCAGGATGCCTTGCAAACTGGACGGGCTGCAGGTGTGCACTCTACACTTCCCTGAGTACGTCCTGGAGCACGTCCGGCGCTGCAGCTGA